Proteins co-encoded in one Astyanax mexicanus isolate ESR-SI-001 chromosome 1, AstMex3_surface, whole genome shotgun sequence genomic window:
- the map1b gene encoding microtubule-associated protein 1B translates to MATLVASADTAESFCGDSGTRAGSMASPTTASTHHFDDGRFYLLVVVGELVTAEHLKCAIADIEKGIRSWDTNLIDCNLDQELKLFVSRHSARFSADVRGQKILHHKSSVLETVVLINPSDEAVSTEVRLMISDAARHKLLVLSGQCFENTGELILQSGSFSFFDFIDIFTDQEIGELLSTIHPANKASLTLFCPEHGDWKNSNLDKHSLQDFINIKLNSATILPEMEGLSEFTEYLSESVEIPSPFDMLEPPTSGGFLKLSKPCCYIFPGGRGDSALFAVNGFNMLVNGGSNRKACFWKLVRHLDRVDSILLTHIGDDNLPGINSMLQRKIAELEEEQSQGSTANSDWMKNMISPDIGVVFLNLPETLENPEPNHRVRRNIAEAAITQQYLSKLSLKPEPLQKNVGNTIEPIILFQKMGVGKLEMYVLNPAKNSKELQYFMKQWTGSEKDKASVLLPNGNESELPISYLSSISALIVWHPSNPSEKIVRVLFPGNATQYNILEGLEKLKHLDFLKHSVITEKELSSNMAPALKQAKLKHKTDSKESLKSLPKASPIKGIKKESREETPEKAKTDAEEKQEASQKAEKKEKTLVRRKQTVEKELKAKNEQTAKPDTPEKKKADIKPKVTPKEKLIKKEVKKAVEKNEVDKKEEKADKKEVKKEDKPTPKREERLKKDDIKKEIKKRDIRKDSPLKESRKEEKKEIKKDDLKKDIKKPASLKKNITGTSEVKKTAPKPRVATQGKVSSSPTKSKEKAKSTKKDAGKAVAAAACASAASIAAATLDSTTALEAERSLMSSPEDLTKDFEALKAEEIFEDDETLPQTKIDDSEEVEGVIIQREEITVCKDSSETAESVDEGITTTEVEEEGEGTPEESEPKQKTNGTEKFEDEGTGLEESSEAGDYEEKGETEEVDEQEHGVETRDKVKEEEVEGKTVVETRDECVPLEEHKILDQELVKPSLAVTTPPKLSAPALPAASIHEETLPVGSESEVASDDENRDEPPEEYTTSGHTQSTLEISSVPTPMDEMSTPRDIMSDETTNDETESPSQDFVRYGISGDNDRKKLSPLQDVPELEHSKSDATEGHDYHVSASTISPPSSLEEDKSGKEFYSKHSDRFSLHSERLAAAASTTSPLVRSPSGDHNISIEHFHTGVSSPIELGTTLTLSSKGVVDSSNSPDDKTLEGTSSPQSLGHTPYYQSPVDEKAGVIPPEQISNNQGPIIVEVTSDKEYSSREASPTDEAVPKVTSEKGYSPREASPIDEGASKVPSDKEYSPREASPIDGDVSKVPSEKGYSPREASPIDEGASKVPSDKEYSPREASPIDEGASEVPSDKEYSPREASPIDGDFPIFTSHKEYSSRGASPIDGDFPKPTSQKEHSPSRASPIDEAVPISPTERVPTPESCGSPSSVLEGKPYFDSQSEGQFSHSDKKPASGGDSSISSSFPQAKMDTYSDSIPFPTFKEESKMSISEGTTSDKSGTPVDEVVAEDTYSHIASASTASLATSSLPEPTTDDVSPSLHAEVGSPHSTEVDDSLSVSVVQTPTTMHEADVSPSKEESPRPMSISPDASPKTAKSRTPQQDSKSPEHSTMSVEFGQESPDHSFALDFSKQSPEHPTAGGSQRAVTENGPTEVDYSPSDGADFKSREPRRPGGEGEKTMLFKEPDRSQAASASPSDASQSTPSVTTPSQIGGLKEMSPNAGPCSESITPKISPRNQSPVSSDSSLALGGISTLDYKTKASPTAFSSDDSTFKTEDTRPSEVTTPPKAASPLSPTVSSFTSLQQETHSFNLGKETMPFSSESKSPTSSKMLSLSPLSPKLTESQQFSSSPSHVEEAAQKSPSGSRDPDSSKPSVSPHSRSNVDLCLVSSCEYRHPKTELSPSFINPNPLEYFMNEENPEQEEKPLTKSGGGPPPPGGKQQNKQCDETPPTSVSESAPSQTDSDVPPGTEECPSITADANIDSEDDSETLPTDRTLTNRHADPPPVPSRDSAPAPPYPDVCMVDPEALKAEEDNQVKESKKAEGEKPKKKKSVSKTKSSSPARKSVLSKTKESKTASPKKSTEEKDAKNATNTSASRGVKTTGSSKASSGSSVPNCPPMYMDLVYIPNHCSAKNVDAEFFKRIRSSYYVVSGNDQTAQEPSKTVLDALLEGKEQWDTNMQVTLIPTHDSEVMREWYQETHEKQQNLNIMVLASSSTVVMQDESFPACKIEL, encoded by the exons GACAGAAGATTTTGCACCACAAAAGCAGTGTCCTGGAGACTGTAGTTCTCATCAACCCCTCAGATGAGGCTGTTAGCACTGAG GTTCGCTTGATGATTTCAGACGCAGCCCGCCACAAGCTGCTCGTTCTGTCGGGCCAGTGTTTTGAAAACACAGGCGAGCTCATCCTCCAGTCTGGTTCCTTCTCCTTTTTTGACTTCATTGACATTTTCACAGACCAAGAG ATTGGAGAACTTTTAAGCACCATACATCCAGCCAACAAAGCCAGCCTAACCCTTTTCTGTCCTGAACATGGTGACTGGAAAAATTCCAACCTCGACAAACACAGCCTACAGGACTTCATTAATATTAAGCTCAACTCAGCAACAATCCTTCCAGAAATGGAGGGCCTGTCAGAGTTCACTGAATACCTCTCAGAATCGGTGGAAATCCCATCTCCCTTTGACATGCTTGAACCTCCAACCTCAGGGGGATTCTTGAAATTATCTAAACCATGCTGCTACATTTTCCCGGGAGGCAGAGGTGATTCAGCACTGTTTGCCGTTAACGGCTTCAACATGCTTGTCAATGGTGGATCTAACAGAAAGGCCTGTTTCTGGAAGTTGGTGCGTCATCTGGACCGAGTAGATTCTATCCTCTTGACACACATTGGAGATGATAACCTTCCAGGGATCAACAGTATGTTGCAAAGAAAGATTGCAGAATTGGAGGAGGAACAATCCCAGGGATCTACAGCCAATAGTGACTGGATGAAGAACATGATCTCACCTGATATTGGTGTTGTATTCCTTAACCTTCCTGAGACTCTGGAGAACCCAGAACCAAACCACAGGGTACGGAGAAACATTGCAGAAGCTGCAATAACTCAGCAGTATCTCAGCAAGCTGTCTTTGAAACCAGAACCACTGCAAAAGAATGTAGGAAACACAATTGAACCGATCATACTTTTTCAGAAAATGGGGGTTGGCAAGCTTGAGATGTATGTTCTTAATCCTGCCAAGAACAGTAAGGAGCTGCAGTACTTCATGAAGCAGTGGACTGGTAGTGAGAAGGACAAAGCTTCAGTTCTTTTGCCAAATGGAAATGAATCAGAGCTCCCAATCTCCTATTTGTCCTCAATCTCTGCCCTGATTGTATGGCATCCCTCCAACCCATCAGAGAAAATAGTGCGTGTTCTGTTCCCAGGAAATGCCACCCAATATAACATTCTTGAAGGCTtggagaaactgaaacaccttgatTTTCTCAAGCACTCTGTAATTACAGAGAAAGAGCTGTCTTCAAACATGGCACCAGCTCTTAAGCAAGCCAAGCTAAAGCATAAGACAGACAGCAAGGAAAGTCTAAAGTCACTCCCCAAAGCATCACCAATCAAAGGCATCAAAAAGGAATCCAGAGAAGAAACCCCTGAAAAAGCAAAAACTGACGCTGAAGAAAAACAGGAGGCATCACAGAaagcagaaaagaaagaaaaaacacttgtGAGACGAAAGCAAACTGTAGAAAAAGAACTTAAAGCCAAAAATGAACAAACAGCTAAACCTGACACTCCGGAAAAAAAGAAAGCTGACATAAAACCAAAAGTTACACCCAAAGAAAAACTGATCaagaaagaggtaaagaaagCAGTGGAAAAAAATGAAGTAGACAAAAAGGAGGAGAAAGCTGATAAAAAAGAGGTCAAGAAAGAAGACAAACCAACACCCAAAAGAGAGGAAAGGTTGAAGAAAGACGACATTAAGAAGGAGATAAAAAAGCGAGACATCAGGAAAGACTCACCTTTGAAAGAGAgcagaaaagaggaaaagaaagaaatcaaAAAAGATGATCTTAAAAAGGACATAAAGAAACCTGCAAGCTTAAAGAAGAATATTACTGGCACCAGTGAAGTGAAAAAGACTGCACCAAAACCAAGGGTGGCAACACAAGGAAAAGTTTCCAGCAGTCCTACGAAATCTAAAGAAAAGGCAAAGTCCACCAAAAAAGATGCTGGAAAAGCTGTGGCAGCCGCTGCATGTGCATCAGCTGCTTCCATTGCAGCAGCCACTCTGGACAGCACCACAGCCTTGGAGGCTGAAAGATCCCTTATGTCCTCTCCAGAAGACCTTACAAAAGATTTTGAGGCTCTAAAGGCAGAGGAGATTTTCGAAGATGATGAAACTTTACCTCAGACCAAGATAGATGATTCTGAAGAAGTAGAAGGAGTAATAATACAGCGTGAAGAAATCACTGTATGCAAAGATTCTTCAGAAACAGCAGAATCTGTGGACGAGGGAATAACTACTACAGAAGTTGAGGAAGAAGGTGAAGGTACTCCAGAGGAATCAGAACCTAAACAGAAAACTAATGGTACTGAGAAGTTTGAAGATGAGGGCACAGGACTGGAGGAATCATCTGAGGCAGGGGACTATGAAGAAAAAGGAGAAACAGAGGAAGTGGATGAACAAGAACATGGAGTAGAAACTAGGGATAAAGTGAAGGAGGAGGAAGTTGAGGGCAAAACTGTGGTAGAAACTAGGGATGAGTGTGTTCCCCTTGAAGAGCACAAAATACTTGACCAAGAACTTGTTAAGCCAAGTCTGGCTGTCACCACTCCTCCAAAGCTTTCAGCTCCTGCTTTGCCAGCAGCTTCCATTCATGAGGAAACTCTACCAGTAGGTTCAGAAAGTGAGGTTGCTTCAGATGATGAGAATCGGGATGAGCCTCCAGAAGAATACACAACATCTGGGCACACTCAGTCTACTCTTGAAATCTCAAGTGTACCCACTCCCATGGATGAAATGTCGACTCCGAGGGACATAATGAGTGATGAGACAACAAACGATGAAACTGAGTCTCCCTCTCAGGATTTTGTAAGGTACGGGATCTCAGGGGACAACGACCGAAAGAAGCTTTCACCCCTGCAAGATGTTCCAGAGTTAGAACATTCAAAGAGTGATGCAACTGAGGGTCATGATTATCATGTATCTGCATCAACTATTTCACCACCATCCTCACTGGAGGAAGATAAATCTGGCAAGGAATTCTATAGTAAACACAGTGACAGATTCTCGCTGCATTCAGAGAGACTTGCTGCTGCCGCATCTACCACATCGCCTCTTGTCCGATCACCTTCCGGAGACCATAATATAAGCATTGAACACTTTCATACAGGTGTTTCCTCACCAATTGAGCTGGGGACTACACTTACACTGTCATCCAAGGGAGTCGTGGACTCTTCAAACAGTCCAGATGATAAGACACTAGAAGGCACATCTTCGCCTCAGTCCTTGGGACATACACCTTACTATCAATCTCCAGTGGATGAGAAAGCTGGAGTCATTCCACCTGAACAAATCAGTAACAACCAAGGCCCTATTATTGTTGAAGTAACGAGTGATAAGGAGTATTCTTCCAGAGAGGCTAGTCCTACTGATGAAGCTGTCCCAAAAGTAACAAGTGAAAAAGGATATTCTCCCAGAGAGGCTAGTCCAATTGATGAAGGTGCCTCAAAAGTACCAAGTGACAAAGAGTATTCTCCCAGAGAGGCTAGTCCAATTGATGGAGATGTCTCAAAAGTACCAAGTGAAAAAGGATATTCTCCCAGAGAGGCTAGTCCAATTGATGAAGGTGCCTCAAAAGTACCAAGTGACAAAGAGTATTCTCCCAGAGAGGCCAGTCCCATTGATGAAGGTGCCTCAGAAGTACCAAGTGACAAAGAGTATTCTCCTAGAGAGGCTAGTCCCATTGATGGAGATTTCCCAATATTTACAAGTCACAAGGAGTACTCCTCCAGAGGTGCTAGTCCCATTGATGGAGATTTTCCAAAACCAACAAGTCAGAAGGAGCATTCTCCCAGCAGGGCTAGTCCCATTGATGAAGCTGTGCCAATATCGCCAACAGAAAGAGTCCCAACACCAGAATCCTGTGGAAGTCCCTCATCAGTGCTTGAAGGAAAGCCATACTTTGATAGTCAATCAGAAGGTCAGTTTAGCCACAGTGATAAAAAGCCAGCAAGTGGTGGTGACAGTTCTATTTCTTCCTCATTCCCACAAGCTAAAATGGATACTTACTCTGATAGCATCCCTTTCCCAACATTCAAAGAGGAGAGTAAAATGTCCATATCAGAGGGAACCACATCTGATAAGTCAGGCACTCCAGTTGATGAGGTTGTTGCAGAAGATACATACTCACACATTGCTTCGGCCTCTACAGCATCACTTGCAACAAGCTCATTACCAGAGCCCACAACAGATGATGTCTCCCCATCATTACACGCTGAGGTGGGCTCCCCTCACTCCACCGAAGTAGATGACTCTCTGTCAGTTTCAGTTGTGCAAACACCAACCACAATGCACGAAGCAGATGTTTCTCCATCGAAGGAAGAAAGTCCTCGCCCTATGTCAATCTCTCCAGATGCTTCACCCAAAACAGCCAAGTCAAGGACGCCTCAGCAGGACTCCAAATCTCCTGAACATTCGACCATGTCAGTGGAGTTTGGACAGGAGTCCCCCGATCATTCTTTTGCATTGGATTTCAGCAAGCAATCACCAGAGCATCCAACTGCAGGAGGGTCCCAGCGAGCAGTCACTGAAAATGGCCCAACAGAGGTTGACTACAGCCCCTCCGATGGAGCTGATTTCAAATCAAGAGAACCACGACGACCAGGAGGGGAGGGTGAGAAAACCATGCTCTTTAAGGAGCCTGACAGAAGCCAGGCTGCTTCTGCTTCTCCATCTGATGCTTCTCAGTCCACTCCATCTGTTACAACACCCTCTCAAATTGGTGGTCTTAAGGAAATGTCTCCTAACGCAGGTCCTTGTTCTGAATCCATAACACCAAAAATATCCCCACGCAATCAATCACCAGTTTCCTCTGACTCATCTTTAGCACTGGGAGGGATCAGCACCTTGGACTACAAAACTAAAGCCAGTCCCACCGCATTTTCTAGTGATGATAGTACTTTCAAGACTGAAGACACCAGGCCAAGTGAAGTCACCACTCCACCAAAGGCTGCTTCCCCTTTATCCCCTACAGTATCCTCCTTTACTTCCCTTCAACAGGAGACTCATTCATTTAATCTAGGAAAAGAGACGATGCCCTTCAGCTCTGAGTCTAAATCCCCCACCAGTTCAAAAATGCTGTCTCTGTCACCTTTGTCCCCTAAGCTGACAGAATCTCAGCAGTTTTCTAGCAGTCCTTCCCACGTTGAAGAAGCAGCACAGAAGTCCCCTAGTGGTTCCAGAGATCCAGACAGCTCTAAACCAAGTGTCTCCCCCCATTCAAGATCAAATGTCGATTTATGTTTGGTGTCCTCCTGTGAATACAGGCATCCAAAGACAGAGCTTTCACCGTCATTTATAAATCCAAATCCTCTTGAGTACTTCATGAACGAGGAGAATCCTGAACAAGAAGAAAAGCCACTGACTAAGTCTGGTGGAGGACCACCTCCTCctggaggaaaacagcaaaataaacagTGTGACGAAACTCCTCCAACTTCTGTTAGCGAATCGGCGCCCTCTCAGACAGATTCTGATGTTCCACCTGGAACTGAAGAGTGTCCCTCCATAACAGCAGATGCAAACATCGATTCAGAGGATGACTCAGAAACTCTACCAACAGACAGAACACTAACTAACAGGCATGCTGACCCTCCTCCGGTTCCATCAAGAGACTCAGCACCTGCACCACCTTATCCAGATGTCTGCATGGTGGATCCCGAGGCCCTTAAGGCTGAGGAAGACAACCAAGTAAAGGAGTCTAAAAAAGCAGAGGGAGAGAAACCAAAAAAGAAGAAATCTGTTAGCAAGACAAAGTCTTCATCGCCAGCTAGAAAGAGCGTTCTGTCTAAAACAAAGGAGTCCAAAACAGCCTCCCCAAAGAAGAGTACTGAGGAAAAGGATGCCAAAAATGCAACAAACACATCTGCATCAAGAGGTGTAAAAACTACAg GAAGCAGCAAGGCCAGCAGTGGATCGTCGGTACCAAACTGCCCTCCAATGTACATGGACCTAGTATATATCCCTAATCACTGTAGTGCCAAAAATGTGGATGCAGAATTCTTCAAGCGAATCCGATCTTCATACTATGTGGTCAGTGGCAATGATCAGACAGCACAGGAGCCCAGTAAGACAGTCCTGGATGCGTTGTTAGAGGGGAAGGAACAGTGGGACACTAATATGCAG GTGACCCTTATTCCAACACACGATTCTGAAGTTATGAGGGAGTGGTATCAGGAGACTCATGAGAAACAGCAAAACTTGAATATCATGGTTTTGGCCAGCAGCAGCACTGTGGTTATGCAAGACGAATCTTTTCCAGCATGTAAGATTGAGCTGTGA
- the ptcd2 gene encoding pentatricopeptide repeat-containing protein 2, mitochondrial isoform X1 — protein sequence MALQRGLSRCARFALQFSLDSGCFKCRAGAKRHLLSEDLVRLQDFQLKKLYTARHLPGTKSHFFEALNQKMERNELILQEDLKQVLHLCQSPEDMVTVRNAIYRYHEVNPNSTYRFGPLFMRLCYELRMEDVALGTITDQKLKGFFSEKTSFNIMMDMLFTKGSYESALKVMREMKSQGITFSKETFTLVFATCYKLNTPSSYHICLTLMEKGQTKGNPIPTQAYCCAVALALKQNDTKRAQIIYYQILNKNNRLCGNLKVLMLVLAGSIEDAVAYLKKTLSSKSPSFIGKLNISQEVVDVLREKSVGGPWEVEAQEVVMQLQEAGHVIKQSMDEMLCHTPQGKLRPLGFFDEEKKRQRNSLKTSTLLSQ from the exons ATGGCGCTGCAGAGAGGACTGAGCCGCTGTGCGCGGTTTGCGCTTCAGTTCTCGCTGGACTCCGGCTGTTTTAAATGCAGGGCTGGAG CCAAGCGCCATCTTCTGTCAGAGGATTTGGTAAGGCTTCAGGATTTCCAGCTGAAGAAACTCTACACAGCTCGGCACTTGCCTGGTACAAAAA GTCATTTTTTTGAGGCACTTAATCAGAAAATGGAAAGGAATGAGTTGATACTGCAGGAAGACCTGAAGCAAGTTCTGCATCTTTGCCAGTCACCTGAAGATATGGTTACAGTTAGaaatgctatttatag GTACCATGAAGTAAATCCCAACTCAACTTACAGATTTGGTCCTTTGTTTATGCGGCTGTGCTATGAGCTGCGCATGGAGGATGTGGCTCTTGGGACAATAACTGATCAG AAACTTAAAGGATTCTTTTCAGAGAAAACATCTTTTAACATCATGATGGATATGCTTTTTACCAAAGGAAGCTATGAAA GTGCTCTGAAGGTGATGCGGGAGATGAAAAGCCAAGGCATAACGTTCAGCAAGGAAACATTCACACTGGTCTTCGCCACCTGCTACAAACTG AACACCCCTAGTTCATATCATATCTGCTTGACTCTGATGGAAAAAGGACAGACCAAAGGCAACCCAATTCCCACTCAAGCGTATTGCTGTGCAGTTGCTCTGGCCCTCAAACAA AATGACACAAAGCGAGCACAGATCATCTACTATCAGAtcttaaacaaaaacaacaggcTTTGCGGAAACTTGAAG GTGCTGATGCTTGTCTTGGCAGGCTCAATCGAAGATGCAGTTGCATACCTCAAAAAGACCCTATCATCCAAGAGTCCGTCATTTATAGGAAAGCTTAACATTTCCCAGGAAGTG GTAGATGTGTTGAGAGAGAAAAGTGTGGGCGGGCCTTGGGAAGTGGAGGCACAGGAGGTGGTGATGCAGCTGCAGGAGGCAGGCCATGTGATTAAGCAGAGCATGGACGAAATGCTGTGCCACACCCCACAAGGAAAATTGAGACCTCTTGGGTTTTttgatgaggaaaaaaaaaggcaaaggaATAGTCTTAAAACATCCACACTGCTATCACAGTGA
- the ptcd2 gene encoding pentatricopeptide repeat-containing protein 2, mitochondrial isoform X2, with protein MERNELILQEDLKQVLHLCQSPEDMVTVRNAIYRYHEVNPNSTYRFGPLFMRLCYELRMEDVALGTITDQKLKGFFSEKTSFNIMMDMLFTKGSYESALKVMREMKSQGITFSKETFTLVFATCYKLNTPSSYHICLTLMEKGQTKGNPIPTQAYCCAVALALKQNDTKRAQIIYYQILNKNNRLCGNLKVLMLVLAGSIEDAVAYLKKTLSSKSPSFIGKLNISQEVVDVLREKSVGGPWEVEAQEVVMQLQEAGHVIKQSMDEMLCHTPQGKLRPLGFFDEEKKRQRNSLKTSTLLSQ; from the exons ATGGAAAGGAATGAGTTGATACTGCAGGAAGACCTGAAGCAAGTTCTGCATCTTTGCCAGTCACCTGAAGATATGGTTACAGTTAGaaatgctatttatag GTACCATGAAGTAAATCCCAACTCAACTTACAGATTTGGTCCTTTGTTTATGCGGCTGTGCTATGAGCTGCGCATGGAGGATGTGGCTCTTGGGACAATAACTGATCAG AAACTTAAAGGATTCTTTTCAGAGAAAACATCTTTTAACATCATGATGGATATGCTTTTTACCAAAGGAAGCTATGAAA GTGCTCTGAAGGTGATGCGGGAGATGAAAAGCCAAGGCATAACGTTCAGCAAGGAAACATTCACACTGGTCTTCGCCACCTGCTACAAACTG AACACCCCTAGTTCATATCATATCTGCTTGACTCTGATGGAAAAAGGACAGACCAAAGGCAACCCAATTCCCACTCAAGCGTATTGCTGTGCAGTTGCTCTGGCCCTCAAACAA AATGACACAAAGCGAGCACAGATCATCTACTATCAGAtcttaaacaaaaacaacaggcTTTGCGGAAACTTGAAG GTGCTGATGCTTGTCTTGGCAGGCTCAATCGAAGATGCAGTTGCATACCTCAAAAAGACCCTATCATCCAAGAGTCCGTCATTTATAGGAAAGCTTAACATTTCCCAGGAAGTG GTAGATGTGTTGAGAGAGAAAAGTGTGGGCGGGCCTTGGGAAGTGGAGGCACAGGAGGTGGTGATGCAGCTGCAGGAGGCAGGCCATGTGATTAAGCAGAGCATGGACGAAATGCTGTGCCACACCCCACAAGGAAAATTGAGACCTCTTGGGTTTTttgatgaggaaaaaaaaaggcaaaggaATAGTCTTAAAACATCCACACTGCTATCACAGTGA